In a genomic window of Epinephelus lanceolatus isolate andai-2023 chromosome 3, ASM4190304v1, whole genome shotgun sequence:
- the LOC117255307 gene encoding uncharacterized protein LOC117255307 codes for MPQNGMNYVGRRGGTRHNTWKASSQVPSTGWVNGAIVHNGYPAAATGTSETTPAGTLNGTKPQCMVNGYINHGYKGKSTRAAPPRTPRKQGSMISVVTDASAAGRGRSARTPGGISVEGPTSLDTVASPCNSDRTAPRPSGSTASRNPRRREKFRRKKRDSEVLWPEVPLPMPQQEAEDWEKETQEITLTDWEENCFDVTPYGPQDAIPCSLRDLTLKQMDTVGLPVTASYTPAVHHPLPITWSPYSIPTEPDQFADADE; via the exons ATGCCTCAGAATGGTATGAACTACGTGggcagaagaggaggaacgCGTCACAACACCTGGAAAGCCAGCAGTCAGGTCCCAAGCACAGGTTGGGTTAATGGAGCCATTGTTCACAATGGCTACCCGGCTGCTGCTACAGGAACCAGTGAGACGACACCAGCTGGCACACTGAATGGTACCAAACCACAGTGCATGGTTAATGGTTATATTAACCATGGGTACAAGGGCAAGAGTACAAGAGCTGCACCCCCAAGAACCCCCAGGAAACAAGGAAGTATGATTTCAGTTGTCACTGATGCCTCAGCAGCTGGCAGGGGTCGCAGTGCGAGAACTCCAGGTGGTATCTCAGTGGAAGGGCCCACCAGTCTAGACACTGTTGCTTCGCCATGTAATTCTGACCGAACTGCACCACGACCCAGCGGGTCAACAGCATCAAGGAACccaagaagaagagagaaattTAGAAGGAAGAAGAG AGACAGTGAAGTCCTCTGGCCGGAGGTGCCACTACCGATGCCACAACAAGAGGCAGAGGACTGGGAAAAAGAGACCCAAGAGATCACACTGACTGACTGGGAAGAGAACTGTTTTGATGTCACACCCTACG GTCCACAAGATGCGATCCCTTGTTCTTTGAGGGACTTGACACTCAAGCAAATGGACACAGTTGGCCTGCCAGTGACAGCCAGTTACACACCAGCCGTACATCACCCACTCCCCATCACGTGGTCCCCCTACAGCATTCCCACTGAGCCTGACCAGTTTGCAGACGCTGACGAGTAA